In a single window of the Paenibacillus sp. MMS20-IR301 genome:
- a CDS encoding DMT family transporter, with amino-acid sequence MARSRIADLSLLLVAMMWGCTFLLVQSAVRVLPPLAFNGIRFTGAALLLALITGLFYRQEWKKLSWRMVLHALLLGIFLFLGYGFQTMGLLYTTTSNTGFITGLSVVLVPFLSLALLKHAISRYTWLSAGLAAAGLYLLTFTGSALSLNIGDGLILLCAVAFALQIAYTGIYAPRYPALPLAALQLAFVGLFSLAASLLVDGAAPLMHSGELLAKPEVLTAMLISIGPTSAFAFWIQTACQKYTTPSRVAIIYATEPVFAAVTGLLFGGETLGISALLGCGCILAAMLLAELSPAPARTQAES; translated from the coding sequence GTGGCCCGCTCCCGAATCGCCGATCTAAGTCTGCTGCTGGTGGCGATGATGTGGGGATGTACGTTTCTTCTTGTGCAATCCGCAGTCAGGGTGCTGCCGCCGCTGGCTTTTAACGGCATCCGCTTTACAGGCGCAGCCTTGCTGCTTGCACTGATTACCGGGCTTTTCTACCGGCAGGAGTGGAAGAAGCTGAGCTGGCGCATGGTTCTCCATGCGCTGCTGCTGGGCATCTTCCTGTTCCTCGGCTACGGCTTCCAGACGATGGGGCTGCTGTACACTACCACCTCCAATACCGGCTTCATTACCGGGCTGTCGGTGGTACTTGTCCCGTTCTTGTCGCTGGCACTGCTGAAGCATGCCATTTCCCGGTATACGTGGCTGAGTGCCGGCCTAGCAGCAGCAGGCCTGTACCTGCTGACCTTTACCGGATCAGCGTTGTCCCTGAACATTGGCGATGGCCTGATTCTGCTCTGCGCCGTCGCCTTTGCCCTGCAGATTGCGTATACCGGCATATATGCGCCGCGTTATCCGGCTTTGCCGCTGGCTGCGCTCCAGCTGGCTTTTGTGGGCCTCTTCAGCCTCGCGGCTTCGCTGCTGGTCGACGGAGCGGCACCGCTGATGCACAGCGGAGAGCTGCTCGCGAAGCCCGAGGTGCTCACGGCAATGCTGATCTCCATCGGCCCGACCAGTGCCTTCGCCTTCTGGATTCAGACGGCCTGCCAGAAATACACCACCCCGTCCAGGGTGGCGATTATCTATGCTACAGAGCCGGTATTCGCCGCAGTAACCGGCCTGCTGTTCGGCGGGGAGACCCTTGGAATATCCGCCTTGCTCGGCTGCGGCTGCATCCTGGCCGCTATGCTGCTGGCCGAGCTGAGTCCGGCCCCGGCCAGGACTCAGGCGGAGAGCTGA